In Vespa velutina chromosome 1, iVesVel2.1, whole genome shotgun sequence, the following proteins share a genomic window:
- the LOC124955496 gene encoding GDP-fucose protein O-fucosyltransferase 2 has translation MFNLSSLKILYFILISIVFTVKSEEYGFCQKSDKVMKTEKNCGDFEYLSNKRYILYDVNPPEGFNLRRDVYVRVAVFVKNLNKKDKKFKWHLVLPPWGDLYHWQSKDVGPQVSLPWGTFFDIASLQKYAPVIEMYKFFEEYSSKNMKTLLDVVYILQNDEEMFKTGIFEDKNEEKDCPSKFVRYKKSKEEYSGYFWNYSNITSRQMKCILFHGTMSNLETNLNPFFHRSVMFDHMEIPLHDTYGSKDYWRARRSMRYNSELYDIASDFRAKYLNSTDKDDNTERPSDWIQEKKKRNAIGGPYLSVHLRRRDFVIGRSESTPTIKGAASQLAKKMKEYELKLLFVATDTDEQELAELKSYLPQYTVLNYVPSDYVKKKFKDGGIAIIDQIICSYARYFIGTHESTFTFRIQEDREIIGFPPERTFNRLCKVKEKCLSSGQWEIVW, from the exons ATGTTCAACTTATCTTCTcttaaaattttgtattttatattgatcTCGATCGTTTTCACAGTAAAATCCGAAGAATATGGTTTTTGTCAAAAATCTGATAAAGTTATGAAAACTGAAAAAAATTGTGgagattttgaatatttatcaaaCAAACG ttaCATATTATACGATGTTAATCCTCCGGAAGGTTTTAATCTAAGAAGAGATGTATACGTTCGTGTTGCcgtttttgtaaaaaatttaaataaaaaggataaaaaatttaagtgGCACTTGGTTCTGCCACCATGgg GTGATTTATACCATTGGCAGAGCAAAGATGTGGGTCCACAAGTATCGTTGCCATGGGGTACATTTTTTGATATTGCAAGTTTACAAAAATATGCTCCTGTAATTGAAATGTACAAGTTCTTTGAAg AATATTCttcgaaaaatatgaaaactcTATTAGATGTTgtgtatattttacaaaatgatgaagaaatgtttaaaactggtatatttgaagataaaaatgaagaaaaagattgtCCTTCCAAATTTGTACGttataaaaaatcgaaagaagaatatagTGGTTACTTTTGGAATTATTCTAATATCACAAGCCGACAaatgaaatgtattttatttcatggAACAATGTCGAACCTTGAAACAAAtcttaatcctttttttcataG atctgtCATGTTTGATCATATGGAAATACCTTTGCATGATACATATGGTTCTAAAGATTATTGGAGAGCAAGACGTAGTATGCGTTATAATTCTGAACTTTATGATATTGCATCTGACTTTAGAGCGAAATATCTAAATTCTACagataaagatgataataccGAACGTCCATCCGATTGGATTCAAGAAAAA aaaaaaagaaatgcaattGGTGGTCCATATTTATCAGTTCATTTGAGAAGACGTGATTTTGTTATTGGGCGATCAGAATCGACGCCAACAATAAAAGGAGCTGCATCTCAGTTggcaaaaaaaatgaaagaatatgaattaaaacttttatttgttGCTACTGATACAGATGAGCAAG AACTCGCCGAACTTAAATCATACTTGCCACAATATACGGTTTTAAATTATGTGCCATCAgattatgttaaaaaaaagtttaaggATGGTGGTATTGCAATTATCGATCAAATAATTTGCTCGTATGCTAG gtACTTTATTGGGACACACGAGTCTACTTTTACGTTTAGGATacaagaagatagagagattaTTGGATTTCCTCCAGAAAGAACATTTAATCGATTATGtaaagttaaagaaaagtGCTTATCTAGTGGACAATGGGAGATAGTGTGGTAA